Proteins found in one Planctomycetota bacterium genomic segment:
- the gatA gene encoding Asp-tRNA(Asn)/Glu-tRNA(Gln) amidotransferase subunit GatA translates to MQPCELSSTDIVAAVRRGEVSAERVATAFLDRIARVDGSINAFLAVDREGALATAAAIDRRRRAGEPLGPLAGLPVAVKDVLCTRDLPTTCASKMLAGFRPPYDAEVVARLRRADAVILGKTNMDEFAMGGSNENSAFGAVHNPWDLDRAPGGSSGGSAAAIAADMAPAALGSDTGGSIRQPAGLCGITGLKPTYGRVSRRGLIAFASSLDQVGPMCRSAADCALVMETIAGHDPGDSTALSAPVPAYSQLLEQPLTGLRIGRVADHFGAGLEPEVARGVEEAFAVFKAAGATIHDVELPHARYGVPTYYLVAPCEAASNLARYDGAHYGHRSTVTAGGFDSPLVEMYCRSRAEGFGSEVKRRIMLGTYALSAGYYDAYYARALRVRRLIRQDYLDAFEKVDVIGGPVSATAAFRLGEKTGDPLAMYLVDLYTVATNLAGMAGISFPCGFTRGGLPIGFQLQGPALSEALLLRVADRFQHLTDWHQRRTAALPA, encoded by the coding sequence ATGCAACCCTGCGAACTGTCAAGCACCGACATCGTCGCCGCCGTCCGGCGGGGTGAGGTGTCGGCCGAACGGGTGGCGACGGCGTTTCTCGACCGGATCGCGAGGGTCGACGGTTCGATCAACGCGTTCCTTGCGGTCGATCGTGAGGGTGCGCTGGCGACGGCGGCGGCGATCGACCGCCGCCGGCGGGCGGGCGAACCGCTCGGGCCACTCGCCGGACTGCCGGTCGCCGTCAAAGACGTGCTCTGCACCCGCGACCTGCCGACCACCTGCGCCTCGAAGATGCTCGCCGGCTTCCGGCCGCCGTACGACGCCGAAGTCGTCGCCCGGCTGCGCCGTGCCGACGCCGTGATCCTCGGCAAGACGAACATGGACGAGTTCGCGATGGGGGGATCGAACGAAAACTCGGCGTTCGGCGCCGTCCACAACCCCTGGGACCTCGACCGCGCCCCGGGGGGCTCGAGCGGGGGTTCGGCAGCGGCGATCGCGGCCGACATGGCCCCCGCCGCGCTCGGGTCCGACACGGGTGGTTCGATCCGCCAGCCCGCCGGCCTGTGTGGCATCACCGGTCTCAAGCCGACCTACGGGCGCGTCAGCCGGCGCGGCCTGATCGCCTTCGCCTCGAGCCTCGACCAGGTCGGGCCGATGTGCCGCTCCGCGGCCGATTGCGCCCTGGTGATGGAGACGATCGCGGGGCACGACCCGGGCGACTCGACGGCACTGTCCGCTCCGGTGCCGGCGTACTCGCAGCTCCTCGAGCAGCCGCTCACCGGCCTGCGGATCGGCCGCGTGGCCGACCATTTCGGTGCCGGACTGGAACCCGAGGTGGCCCGCGGCGTGGAAGAGGCGTTCGCCGTTTTCAAGGCGGCGGGGGCGACGATCCACGATGTCGAACTGCCCCACGCCCGGTACGGCGTGCCGACCTACTACCTCGTCGCTCCCTGCGAGGCCGCCAGCAATCTCGCCCGGTATGACGGGGCCCACTACGGCCATCGGAGCACGGTCACCGCCGGGGGTTTCGATTCGCCGCTGGTGGAGATGTACTGCCGCAGCCGCGCCGAGGGTTTCGGTTCCGAGGTCAAGCGCCGGATCATGCTCGGCACCTATGCGCTGTCGGCCGGGTATTACGACGCCTACTACGCCCGTGCCCTCCGCGTCCGCCGGCTGATCCGCCAGGACTACCTCGACGCCTTCGAGAAGGTCGACGTCATCGGCGGGCCGGTGTCGGCGACGGCGGCCTTTCGCCTCGGCGAGAAGACCGGCGACCCGCTGGCGATGTACCTCGTCGACCTGTACACGGTGGCGACGAACCTCGCCGGCATGGCGGGGATCTCGTTTCCCTGCGGCTTCACGCGCGGCGGACTGCCGATCGGCTTCCAGCTCCAGGGGCCCGCGCTCTCCGAGGCGCTCCTGCTCCGTGTCGCCGACCGCTTCCAACACCTCACCGACTGGCACCAACGCCGCACCGCCGCGCTCCCCGCGTGA
- the gatB gene encoding Asp-tRNA(Asn)/Glu-tRNA(Gln) amidotransferase subunit GatB — MPTAAAPYTTVIGLEVHVQLLTHTKLFCGCPTDFGAPPNTQVCPVCLGLPGSLPVLNRRAFELALRAGLALECRIAPFTKWDRKNYFYPDLPKGYQISQFDLPFATDGSLEVVDPRGAFPPRRVGIIRVHLEEDAGKSMHDEAAGTGDSRIDLNRAGTPLVEIVSQPDLRSPQEARAWLTELRLLLVYLGVSDCNMQEGSLRVDANVNLHVPRGDGIAKTPIVEIKNMNSFRSVERALAYEAARQWEEWQETGIEIGKAPKQTRGWDDAAGVTRAQRHKEESSDYRYFPDPDLVPVTVSDADVAAARGAMGEPPTALRRALEARWGISAYDADVIVNQGRDVVAYYETVAGMVGAGKPASNWLQQDVLRTLNDRGGTIAEFPVGPEALADLVGRVARGEFDTARGREIFAGLLTLGRPATPADVGTAVAALGITAVSDDDLVELVRDLLAANPKIVADVKGGKEQAAAGLIGQARKKNPNVNPAKVRETAIALIRGS; from the coding sequence ATGCCAACCGCCGCCGCCCCGTACACGACCGTCATCGGGCTGGAGGTGCACGTCCAGCTCCTCACCCACACGAAGCTGTTCTGTGGCTGCCCGACCGACTTCGGCGCACCCCCCAACACCCAGGTCTGCCCGGTGTGCCTCGGCCTGCCGGGCTCGCTTCCTGTCCTCAACCGACGGGCCTTCGAACTCGCGCTCCGTGCCGGGCTGGCGCTCGAGTGCCGGATCGCGCCGTTCACGAAATGGGACCGGAAGAACTACTTCTATCCCGACCTGCCCAAGGGCTATCAGATCAGCCAGTTCGACCTCCCGTTCGCCACCGACGGCAGCCTCGAGGTCGTCGATCCGCGCGGGGCCTTCCCGCCGCGGCGCGTCGGCATCATCCGCGTCCACCTCGAGGAGGACGCCGGCAAGAGCATGCACGACGAGGCCGCCGGCACCGGCGACAGCCGCATCGACCTCAACCGCGCCGGCACGCCGCTGGTGGAGATCGTCAGCCAGCCCGACCTCCGCAGCCCGCAGGAGGCCCGCGCCTGGCTGACCGAGTTGCGGCTGCTGCTGGTCTACCTCGGCGTCAGCGACTGCAACATGCAGGAGGGGAGCCTGCGCGTCGACGCCAACGTCAATCTCCACGTCCCCCGCGGCGACGGGATCGCCAAGACGCCGATCGTCGAGATCAAGAACATGAACAGCTTCCGCTCGGTGGAGCGGGCCCTCGCCTACGAGGCCGCGCGGCAGTGGGAGGAGTGGCAGGAGACGGGGATCGAGATCGGCAAGGCGCCCAAGCAAACGCGTGGGTGGGACGACGCCGCCGGCGTGACCCGAGCCCAACGCCACAAGGAGGAGTCGAGCGACTACCGCTACTTTCCCGACCCCGATCTCGTGCCGGTGACCGTCAGCGACGCCGACGTCGCCGCGGCGCGGGGGGCGATGGGGGAGCCGCCGACGGCGCTCCGCCGGGCGCTCGAGGCGCGTTGGGGCATCTCCGCCTACGACGCCGACGTGATCGTCAACCAGGGGCGCGACGTCGTCGCCTACTACGAAACGGTGGCCGGCATGGTGGGAGCCGGCAAGCCGGCGAGCAATTGGCTCCAGCAGGACGTGCTCCGCACGCTCAACGACCGCGGCGGCACGATCGCCGAGTTTCCCGTCGGGCCGGAGGCGCTGGCGGACCTCGTCGGCCGGGTGGCGCGCGGTGAGTTCGACACGGCGCGCGGCCGGGAGATCTTCGCCGGTCTGCTCACCCTCGGGCGTCCGGCGACGCCAGCCGACGTCGGCACGGCCGTCGCCGCGCTGGGGATCACCGCGGTGAGCGACGACGACCTGGTGGAGTTGGTCCGCGACCTGCTCGCCGCCAACCCGAAGATCGTGGCCGACGTGAAGGGGGGCAAGGAGCAGGCCGCCGCGGGCCTCATCGGCCAGGCCCGCAAGAAAAACCCCAACGTCAACCCTGCCAAGGTCCGCGAGACCGCGATTGCGTTGATCCGCGGGTCCTGA
- a CDS encoding SAM-dependent chlorinase/fluorinase, giving the protein MPLLRPRVVTLTTDFGAGSIYVAEVKGRLLSAAVPVTLVDITHTLPPHDVSAGAWMVARGCFAFPDDSLHVVVVDPGVGTGRRLVWARVGRQQFLAPDNGVLSLAIARHGLVGCHRLAVPAEASSTFHGRDVLAPAAVRLLEGTDPGALGAAVADLVTLPLPRPFQRDKAWHGVVVDVDTFGNLVTNLPADLWPAVVAAGAIDLGPHHVRSLVRTYGDANPGTAVTLVGSQDVIEVAVVQGSAASRFGAGVGSAVTIPAPPQA; this is encoded by the coding sequence ATGCCGCTCCTCCGCCCGCGCGTCGTGACGCTGACGACCGACTTCGGCGCCGGGAGCATCTACGTCGCCGAAGTGAAGGGGCGGCTGTTGTCGGCGGCCGTGCCGGTGACGCTGGTCGACATCACCCACACGCTTCCGCCCCACGACGTCAGCGCCGGAGCGTGGATGGTGGCCCGCGGCTGCTTCGCCTTCCCCGACGACTCGCTGCACGTCGTGGTCGTCGATCCGGGGGTCGGCACCGGCCGCCGGCTGGTGTGGGCCCGCGTCGGTCGCCAGCAATTCCTCGCCCCTGACAACGGCGTCCTGTCGCTGGCGATCGCCCGCCACGGCCTCGTCGGCTGTCACCGCCTCGCCGTACCCGCCGAGGCGTCGAGCACGTTCCACGGCCGCGACGTCCTCGCACCGGCGGCGGTGCGGCTCCTCGAGGGCACCGACCCGGGCGCCCTCGGCGCGGCGGTGGCCGACCTGGTGACGCTGCCACTGCCGCGGCCGTTCCAGCGCGACAAGGCGTGGCACGGGGTGGTGGTCGACGTCGACACGTTCGGCAACCTGGTCACCAACCTCCCGGCGGACCTCTGGCCGGCGGTCGTGGCCGCCGGGGCGATCGACCTCGGCCCCCACCACGTGCGGTCGCTCGTCCGCACCTACGGCGATGCCAACCCCGGGACGGCTGTGACCCTCGTCGGCTCCCAGGACGTGATCGAAGTGGCGGTCGTCCAGGGGAGTGCGGCGTCGCGATTCGGCGCCGGCGTCGGCAGCGCCGTCACGATTCCCGCTCCGCCGCAGGCGTGA